A portion of the Oncorhynchus masou masou isolate Uvic2021 chromosome 11, UVic_Omas_1.1, whole genome shotgun sequence genome contains these proteins:
- the LOC135547965 gene encoding olfactory receptor 8G17-like produces the protein MENHTYPKHVLLLEGLKVTQQSSYPAFILFLIIYIFTMVANIGLIALISMERSLHQPMYILFCNLPLNDIVGATVMIPRLLWDILTTAPERYITYIECVIQAFYTHVYATTSHTVLMIMAFDRYVAICNPLRYATIMTNKMVIRLSMSAWGVAIVLVGILLGLTIRLSRCRSNIFNPYCDNASLFKLSCENVFINNIYGLIFTVVLFVSSIGSISLTYLKIAIVCLSSKNSSLNSKALTTCSTHLLVYLIVLGCGFTIIILHRFPAFADLRKVSSVLGSVVPTCLNPIIYGLQTKEIKQRIFRVFHRAKVAA, from the coding sequence ATGGAGAACCACACGTACCCTAAACACGTTCTCCTCCTGGAGGGGTTAAAGGTCACACAACAGTCCTCGTACCCTGccttcatcctcttcctcattaTCTACATCTTCACAATGGTGGCCAACATCGGACTCATAGCATTGATCTCCATGGAGAGGAGCCTGCACCAGCCCATGTACATCCTCTTCTGCAACCTGCCACTTAATGACATAGTTGGTGCTACAGTGATGATACCTCGTCTGTTATGGGACATTTTGACCACAGCTCCTGAGCGATATATCACTTACATAGAGTGTGTCATTCAGGCTTTCTATACTCATGTTTATGCTACAACATCAcacaccgttctcatgatcatggCCTTTGACAGGTATGTGGCCATCTGCAACCCCCTGCGGTACGCTACCATCATGACAAACAAAATGGTTATCAGGTTGTCTATGTCTGCCTGGGGGGTGGCCATAGTCTTAGTGGGGATTTTGCTGGGCCTCACCATCCGCCTGTCACGCTGCAGGTCTAACATATTTAACCCTTACTGCGACAACGCCTCTTTATTCAAGCTCTCCTGTGAGAACGTGTTCATAAATAACATATATGGCTTAATCTTTACTGTTGTGCTGTTTGTCTCGTCCATAGGCAGCATCAGTCTCACCTATCTCAAGATCGCCATTGTGTGTCTGAGCAGTAAAAACAGCTCTTTAAACAGCAAGGCCCTGACAACCTGCAGCACCCACTTACTGGTCTATCTCATCGTGCTGGGATGTGGGTTTACCATTATCATCCTCCACCGCTTCCCAGCCTTTGCAGACCTGCGCAAAGTGAGCAGTGTTCTGGGTAGTGTGGTCCCTACTTGTCTCAACCCCATAATATATGGTTTACAGACTAAAGAGATTAAACAGAGGATCTTTAGAGTGTTTCACAGAGCCAAGGTGGCTGCATAA